The Pichia kudriavzevii chromosome 3, complete sequence nucleotide sequence ACACCCCGGACGAGGCCTTGTACCTTATGCCGAGACGGGAGGGTGAGCTCATCATTGGCGGGTGTTTCCAAGTTGGCAACGAGAGCCGGGATGTTGAGGCAGGTCTTAGGGAGAGAATACTTGGACGGTGTCGGGAGTATCTCCCGGATTATCTCTGGGATGGGCTTGAGATTGTGAGGGAGCAGGTTGGGTTCCGTCCCTTTAGAAAGGGCGGGTACCGGATCGAGAGAGAGGGGAGGATCATCCACTGTTATGGGATGGGAGGAGCAGGGTTCCAATCGTCGTATGGATGTGCACAGCATGTCAAGAGATTGATTGCCGATGCAGACAAAAAAAGCAGCAAATTATAGTATATGATGtacataaatatatatatatataaaatatgGTGCATACGAAATGAACCAGTGTAGTGTAGCCATGCCATTTACCCAAACAAGTCTGCATAGTCATGTTTGGAGACACTGATTTTGTCGATTGTGTTCTTCCTGATAGACACCAACCCGAGTTCTCTATTATGGGTGTTGTAGATCTCACGGGCATTAGAAACCAGTAAATTCGACTGGTCGTCAATGGCCACTAGGATACCGCATACACTCCTTCCATCCTTGATGTCAAAGACATACTCCCTTGCAATGAGCTGAAGGGCGTCCTTTCTCTGTGCCATAGTTCTAGTTCTGTCCAATATCAGCACAAACCATATGTAAACTTGTTGTACTTGAGATACCGATATACCAATTTACATGTAGGTATCTGTGTACGTTATTTAGGAAAAGCGCTTTGATTTCTGCATTTGGCGAAATGcgcgaaaaaaaaaaaaaaagaaaatggcgCGCATAAATTTTCTCCATTTCAgctaaatttttttttttttttccaatcGCGTCGATTTCTGCAAAGAGACAAGAAATGAACGTGTGTAGCGGAGAAAAGTGCTTGGAAAAGCCTTCAGAGAAGTGCCTTTAGAgactttttattttttatattttttatattttttatattttttatattttttatatttttatttaattttattttttttttcaaagtggGTTCCTCTTATAgacatttccattttctccaacttAAATGAGACAAACAATCACATATAGGTATAGAtatacaaacaaacaacatGCCTAAGATCGACCATGCTTCAATCAAGAGAATTTCAGCCGACCAAGGGCTTGAGAGCATCACTCTCAGGTCGGACCTTGCAGCCCGGTACACGTTTCTTAACGAGACTCTCCTGGAAGGTATTGGTGCTGTGGAAGTAGACTCCAAGTTTAAGAGCAGCGTCGACTTGCACGACGTAGTCACAGAACAAGATGGTATGCCAATTGTTGACGAACACGCATATCTGGAGAAATGGGAGGCCCGTCTTCAGGAGGAGGTTGCTCTCCTTGAGAAGCAGCAAGCAACGGCGACAGGAGCCTCGGCCGTCGTTGCGGGCGTTATTGACTCCCAACAGGACATGGACCCACAGCTCGTTCTTATTCAACGTTTGGACGGGCCTTTCACCAACGAGGACGAGGTCGATGCGGTTGTCCAGTGACAGCCATAGACTAGTGTGTGCAAGAGTTGCAAGTGTGGTCTGCTCGTTGGAGGATCCTGGTTGCTGCTCTTTGTTACTTGTCTGCGATTGTCTAATTTCTCTCTTTATTGTGAGGTGGACATTGCTGTACAGAAAAAGGAGCGATTCCATTATTAAATTGCCACACAATAGAGGGACTTTATATTGTTAATTCAAAGCCAACCGTTTAGAGACACTATCCATTATCCCCAATAACACCTCTATTGCCACTATTACTACTACCACCACCGCCACCACTACCACCACCACTACCACCACCGCTGCTATTGTTACTAGAACTACGACTTACAATGAGGTACGTATATTTACCGATGATTCCCTTCTCCACCGCACATGACCCCCTTCTCCCCTGCAGGTGGTGATGTCTGACAGATACTAACCAGCACTTAAATGTCGCTTCACTTGCAACAGCTCGTCTTTGGAAAACTcaacaaggagaagaatCGAAATGGACGTGATGAAACTACTCATGAGTGACTTCAGAGCTGCCCTTGTTAATGACAACTTGAGAGAATTGCATGTCTGTCTCGAAGGTCCCCAAAATACCCTATACGAAGGTGGGCTTTGGAAAGTCCATGTAGAATTACCGGAACAATATCCATACAAATCACCCTCGATTGGCTTTGATACAAAGATTTACCATCCTAATATCGACGAACACTCGGGCTCGGTTTGTTTGGACGTTATCAACCAAACTTGGTCGCCAATGTTTACAATTACACatatatttgaaacttttcTCCCGCAATTGCTGGACTATCCAAATGCTTCTGACCCATTGAATGGTGATGCCAGCGCCCTGTATTTAAATAACAGAGACAAATACGAGGAAAAAGTGAAAACCTATGTTGCCAAGTACGCCAATCCAAGGGACGTCTCTCGTGCCTTTAATTTAGAACATGGACTCCCCGATGAAGATCGTTTCGACAATAAGTTTAACGCCAATGACGTGAATGGACAAGTAGATTCTCGCACGACTAGCAGGAGAACTGACATGGACGACAATGACGACAATGACGACGATGATGAGGACGTCGAGGACTTGAGTAGTTTGGACGAAGACTCTGCCGACTCCGATTTGGACATGGATCTCTGATCTTACCGTGTCTGGTTTTATTTACCCTTGTTACGcccttttcctttttcgtTGACGCTTCtcccccccctccccccctCCCTCTTTTTCAACCTCTCTTCCTTCATCTATCTATTCTCTATACTGCAATCAAATACCATTTACACATCATGGCTCAGTGGAATAGGAGATAACCTTCACCAGATCTCCTTCCCCTATAACAACCAGTGTAGCACGTGCTG carries:
- a CDS encoding uncharacterized protein (PKUD0C03070; similar to Saccharomyces cerevisiae YCR020C-A (MAK31); ancestral locus Anc_1.438): MAQRKDALQLIAREYVFDIKDGRSVCGILVAIDDQSNLLVSNAREIYNTHNRELGLVSIRKNTIDKISVSKHDYADLFG
- a CDS encoding uncharacterized protein (PKUD0C03075), whose protein sequence is MPKIDHASIKRISADQGLESITLRSDLAARYTFLNETLLEGIGAVEVDSKFKSSVDLHDVVTEQDGMPIVDEHAYLEKWEARLQEEVALLEKQQATATGASAVVAGVIDSQQDMDPQLVLIQRLDGPFTNEDEVDAVVQ
- a CDS encoding uncharacterized protein (PKUD0C03080; similar to Saccharomyces cerevisiae YEL012W (UBC8); ancestral locus Anc_1.436), which translates into the protein MSSSLENSTRRRIEMDVMKLLMSDFRAALVNDNLRELHVCLEGPQNTLYEGGLWKVHVELPEQYPYKSPSIGFDTKIYHPNIDEHSGSVCLDVINQTWSPMFTITHIFETFLPQLLDYPNASDPLNGDASALYLNNRDKYEEKVKTYVAKYANPRDVSRAFNLEHGLPDEDRFDNKFNANDVNGQVDSRTTSRRTDMDDNDDNDDDDEDVEDLSSLDEDSADSDLDMDL